A genome region from Carassius carassius chromosome 23, fCarCar2.1, whole genome shotgun sequence includes the following:
- the LOC132101464 gene encoding nuclear transport factor 2 yields the protein MGDKPIWEQIGSSFVQHYYQLFDTDRTQLGSIYIDASCLTWEGQQFQGKAAIVEKLSSLPFTKIAHSITAQDHQPTPDSCILSMVVGQLKADDDPIMGFHQSFILKNINEAWVCTNDMFRLALHNFG from the exons ATGGGAGACAAGCCGATTTGGGAACAAATAGGATCAAGCTTTGTGCAACATTACTATCAGCTGTTTGACACAGACAGGACTCAACTTGGATCGATATAT ATTGATGCGTCATGCCTTACGTGGGAGGGTCAGCAATTCCAGGGAAAAGCGGCGATTGTCGAAAAGCTTTCT agcCTGCCCTTCACAAAAATAGCTCACAGCATCACAGCACAAGATCATCAGCCCACCCCTGATAGCTGCATATTGAGTATGGTAGTAGGCCAACTAAAA GCAGATGATGACCCCATCATGGGATTCCATCAGAGCTTCATCTTGAAGAACATTAATGAGGCGTGGGTTTGCACCAATGACATGTTCCGCCTGGCGCTGCACAATTTTGGTTAA